Proteins found in one Campylobacter canadensis genomic segment:
- a CDS encoding phosphatase PAP2 family protein → MKKIIIFFVILSNLYANIFTDKEKARKIGDIVQISLPFYAIVTTIYNDDFVDGGKNFLISFVSTQASVEILKRVVREERPNKSNSLSFPSGHSAASFTSASFIHKRYGLNQAIIPYILATYVGYSRVKARKHYTHDVIAGGLLAGMISYFLVDRKISIESVNKGAIITFNLNF, encoded by the coding sequence ATGAAAAAAATTATAATATTTTTCGTAATTTTATCAAATCTTTATGCTAATATTTTTACAGATAAAGAAAAGGCTAGAAAGATAGGCGATATAGTGCAAATTTCTTTGCCTTTTTATGCAATTGTAACTACTATTTACAATGATGATTTTGTAGATGGTGGTAAAAATTTTTTAATAAGTTTTGTAAGTACTCAAGCTAGTGTAGAAATCTTAAAACGAGTTGTAAGAGAAGAACGACCCAATAAATCAAATAGTCTATCTTTTCCTAGTGGTCATTCTGCTGCTTCTTTTACATCGGCTTCTTTTATTCATAAAAGATACGGATTAAATCAAGCAATAATTCCTTATATTTTAGCTACTTATGTTGGATATTCTAGAGTAAAAGCTAGAAAACATTACACTCATGATGTAATAGCAGGAGGATTATTAGCTGGTATGATTAGTTATTTCTTAGTAGATAGAAAAATTAGTATAGAAAGTGTCAATAAAGGTGCGATTATAACTTTTAATCTTAATTTTTAA
- a CDS encoding glycosyltransferase family 2 protein yields the protein MVSIVIPLYNAKKYIKECLDSILLQSYSDYEIIIVDDFSTDGSKDIVFSYKDERIKYFLNEKKGCANARNYGLSKASGDFVYFLDSDDYLESNMLNTCVNHIKDCDLCVFTNHIYCEESANVINTLSLNPMLKDYEYTKDIYDKLYLLTNPNAWTKLFKRSFLLENNLYFEDLPMANDLTFTYSALACSKKIAFLNQPLVYYRINHGTNISAKRDNIAAFFKAIKALYLRLLSLGIFDLVKDSFYKRIKSSFLYEKSFCNLDYDAIEKIIEFVFKDYKEVKQFFLLQCPKISIIICVYNKEEFINRCLDSVINNTFKQIQIIIINDGSTDRSLNIIRVYNDYRISIFNQANSGLAIARNEGIKKANAKYIFFLDADDFIHKNCLSKIYNKMQINNLDMCLYKASNYIESSKKIEKNPYYSLEVFANNFKEVFNYEDCKDFITRIAVSSCLTAYKKDFLLENDIFFINERLCYEDNLFFAKALFKAKRISLLRKNIYYRSINNKSITANINNNFQDRIKMTILLMRLLKQMNIENDIFYKYLYSYVGILYNIYDKFDNNLKNKYKDELLLSFFILNLKYKIRNQNILAFLKTNNLSHLNYIQNASIVENTAQLISKIQTKKSNGLLLAFKKEENNFFIKAKNSGLIKMELYSDANIYISDLFINAKQIIKDDYLVNKATPFKYSFRCKDNDVFNIAFKSSKKDIYIKIRNIRNSKRDLLLLKNPNIAEYEGKIYILSNANFKIKAISLEDINISISNNKILEVDNIKSKNSIKLKANKEYIISIKNKLNIFARIKKFLRKINAF from the coding sequence ATGGTAAGTATTGTTATACCGCTATATAATGCTAAAAAATATATAAAAGAATGCCTTGATTCAATCCTTTTACAAAGTTATAGTGATTATGAGATTATTATAGTTGATGATTTTTCTACTGATGGCTCAAAAGATATTGTATTTTCATATAAAGATGAAAGGATTAAGTATTTTTTAAATGAGAAAAAAGGTTGTGCTAATGCTAGAAATTATGGTTTAAGCAAGGCTAGTGGAGATTTTGTTTATTTTTTAGATTCTGATGATTATTTAGAATCTAATATGTTAAATACTTGCGTTAATCATATAAAAGATTGTGATTTGTGTGTTTTTACAAATCATATTTATTGCGAAGAAAGTGCTAATGTGATTAATACTCTTAGTTTAAACCCTATGTTAAAAGACTATGAATATACAAAAGATATTTATGATAAATTATATTTACTTACAAATCCAAATGCTTGGACAAAATTATTTAAAAGAAGTTTTTTGCTAGAAAATAACTTATATTTTGAAGATTTACCTATGGCAAATGACTTAACTTTTACATATAGTGCTTTAGCGTGTAGTAAAAAAATAGCTTTTTTAAATCAGCCTTTAGTGTATTATAGAATAAATCACGGTACTAATATTTCAGCAAAAAGGGATAATATAGCAGCTTTTTTTAAAGCAATTAAAGCGCTTTATTTAAGATTATTATCGCTTGGAATTTTTGATTTAGTAAAGGATAGTTTTTATAAAAGAATAAAATCTTCTTTTTTATATGAAAAATCTTTTTGTAATTTAGATTATGATGCTATTGAGAAAATAATAGAATTTGTTTTTAAAGATTATAAAGAAGTAAAGCAGTTTTTTTTATTACAGTGTCCTAAAATTAGTATTATAATTTGTGTTTATAATAAAGAAGAATTTATAAATAGATGTTTAGATAGTGTTATTAATAACACCTTTAAGCAAATACAAATTATTATAATAAATGATGGTAGTACAGATAGAAGTTTAAATATAATAAGAGTTTATAATGATTATAGAATTAGCATCTTTAATCAAGCAAATTCAGGTTTGGCTATTGCTAGAAATGAAGGTATAAAAAAGGCTAACGCAAAATATATTTTCTTTTTAGATGCTGATGATTTTATACATAAAAATTGCTTAAGTAAAATTTATAATAAAATGCAGATAAATAACCTTGATATGTGTTTATATAAAGCTAGTAATTACATTGAATCAAGTAAAAAAATAGAAAAAAATCCTTACTATTCTTTAGAAGTTTTTGCAAATAATTTTAAAGAAGTTTTTAATTATGAAGATTGCAAAGATTTTATAACAAGAATAGCAGTATCTTCTTGTTTAACTGCATATAAAAAAGATTTTTTATTAGAAAATGATATATTTTTTATTAATGAAAGATTATGTTATGAAGATAATTTATTTTTTGCAAAGGCTTTATTTAAGGCAAAAAGAATTTCACTTTTAAGAAAAAATATTTATTATAGAAGCATAAATAATAAATCAATTACAGCAAATATTAATAATAATTTTCAAGATAGAATTAAAATGACAATTTTATTAATGAGATTGTTAAAACAAATGAATATAGAAAATGACATTTTTTATAAATATTTATATTCTTATGTTGGTATTTTATATAATATTTATGATAAGTTTGATAATAATTTAAAAAATAAGTATAAAGATGAACTTTTGTTATCATTTTTTATTTTAAATTTAAAATATAAAATTAGAAATCAAAATATTTTAGCTTTCTTAAAAACAAATAATTTAAGTCATTTAAACTATATTCAAAACGCAAGTATAGTAGAAAATACCGCACAGTTAATATCTAAAATTCAAACAAAAAAATCTAATGGTTTATTGCTTGCTTTTAAGAAAGAAGAAAATAATTTTTTTATTAAGGCGAAAAATAGCGGTTTGATAAAAATGGAGCTTTATTCAGATGCAAATATTTACATAAGTGATTTGTTTATTAATGCAAAACAAATTATTAAAGATGATTATCTTGTAAATAAAGCAACACCATTTAAATACAGTTTTAGATGTAAGGATAATGATGTATTTAATATTGCTTTTAAAAGTAGCAAAAAAGATATTTATATAAAAATTAGAAATATAAGAAATTCTAAAAGAGATTTACTTTTATTGAAAAATCCTAATATTGCTGAATATGAAGGTAAAATATATATTTTGAGTAATGCTAATTTTAAAATAAAAGCTATATCCTTAGAAGATATAAATATAAGCATATCTAATAATAAAATATTAGAAGTTGATAATATAAAAAGTAAAAATTCTATTAAACTAAAAGCAAACAAAGAGTATATAATTTCTATAAAAAATAAATTAAACATATTTGCAAGGATAAAAAAATTTTTAAGGAAGATTAATGCTTTTTAA
- a CDS encoding NAD(P)/FAD-dependent oxidoreductase: MKKIVFLGAGYANLTLIKKIKKKNLSKAEFILINNNPYHYKTTELHKIAARESEKDIVINLKSILPKDVTLICDKVKSIENGKVVCENANYDYDELYVGLGASINTFGIAGLDECLNIINYKNALNTAETLYKNLELYENKNVIICGAGLSGVELCGSIATTCKNLGISINLYLVEAMDEILPVYAKDLAKKARNYLENLGVKVLSSHKIIKKVDDKLFLNDENNYIEAKTIIFTAGVKGSEVIANSGFNHKNNRVLVNEYLMAPNFDNCYVLGDSAIVSNFAPTAQIACKQGKYLAKRLNAKFEGTEFNEPFKYNDKGSICSVGKDYAIGVILGKTYSAFMAKSLKKLTEVEWSETLK, translated from the coding sequence ATAAAAAAAATTGTATTTTTAGGTGCTGGGTATGCGAATTTAACCCTAATTAAAAAGATTAAAAAGAAAAATCTAAGCAAAGCAGAATTTATACTAATAAACAATAACCCATATCATTATAAAACCACAGAACTACACAAAATCGCAGCAAGAGAAAGCGAAAAAGACATAGTAATAAATCTAAAAAGCATACTACCTAAAGATGTAACTTTAATTTGCGATAAGGTAAAAAGCATTGAAAACGGCAAGGTTGTTTGCGAGAATGCGAATTATGATTATGATGAGCTTTATGTTGGGCTTGGTGCGAGCATAAATACCTTTGGCATTGCTGGGCTTGATGAGTGCTTAAATATAATAAATTATAAAAACGCTTTAAATACTGCTGAAACACTTTATAAAAATCTTGAGCTTTATGAAAATAAAAATGTAATTATTTGCGGTGCAGGGCTTAGCGGAGTAGAGCTTTGTGGCTCAATCGCTACAACTTGTAAAAATCTAGGAATTAGCATTAATTTATATTTGGTTGAAGCAATGGATGAGATTTTGCCTGTTTATGCTAAAGATTTAGCTAAAAAAGCTAGAAATTATTTAGAAAATCTAGGAGTAAAAGTTCTAAGTTCTCATAAAATCATTAAAAAAGTTGATGATAAATTATTCTTAAACGATGAAAATAATTATATAGAAGCTAAAACTATAATTTTTACAGCTGGAGTTAAGGGTAGTGAAGTGATTGCAAATAGTGGTTTTAATCACAAAAATAATAGAGTTTTAGTAAATGAATATTTGATGGCGCCTAATTTTGATAATTGCTATGTTTTAGGAGATTCGGCGATTGTTTCAAATTTCGCACCTACTGCACAAATTGCTTGTAAGCAAGGAAAATACCTAGCAAAAAGACTAAATGCAAAGTTTGAAGGAACTGAATTTAACGAACCTTTTAAATATAATGATAAGGGTAGCATTTGTTCAGTCGGAAAAGACTATGCAATAGGCGTTATTTTAGGCAAAACTTATAGTGCTTTTATGGCTAAAAGTCTTAAAAAATTAACCGAAGTAGAATGGAGCGAAACGCTAAAATAA
- a CDS encoding MBOAT family O-acyltransferase, with translation MRYKSKLLLSLGIGLNLSILGYFKYKYFIIDNINNILSLDIINPTILLPLGISFITFQQIAFLSDCYKYQRDIKTLVGGGVVGFINFSLFVSFFPQLIAGPIVHYKEMMPQFINPNNFIVRYKNIALGLLFFVIGLFKKVALADYLAPSIDATYKFVESGGVLNLIESWVLTHAYTSQLYFDFSGYCDMAIGLALFFNIKLPYNFNSPYKSLSISEFWQRWHISLGRFLKDYIYIPLGGSRVGKSRQYINLFIVFLISGIWHGAGWGFIVWGSLHGIAICIHKAYMSVFANVNLFKNRLNYKLYKVIMWIITFEFINITWVFFRATSINDALSVVKSMFLLHGQIVLSPNMQRLFKDNSLFSFGKWGDHFTIGQSTMLNVVLLMMVFVLVFRASQINIYQKFILKDRYFIFIGLILLWSILQINVTPYTKFIYFNF, from the coding sequence ATGAGGTATAAAAGCAAACTTTTACTAAGTCTTGGAATAGGCTTAAATTTATCAATACTAGGATATTTTAAATATAAATATTTTATTATAGATAACATAAATAATATACTTAGCCTTGATATTATAAATCCAACAATATTACTCCCGCTTGGAATTTCATTTATTACATTTCAGCAAATTGCATTTTTAAGTGATTGTTATAAATATCAGCGTGATATAAAAACTCTAGTGGGTGGGGGCGTTGTAGGCTTTATAAATTTTAGTTTATTTGTAAGCTTCTTTCCACAACTAATTGCTGGACCTATTGTGCATTATAAAGAAATGATGCCACAGTTTATTAATCCAAACAACTTTATAGTAAGATATAAAAACATAGCTTTAGGATTATTGTTTTTTGTGATTGGTTTATTTAAAAAAGTAGCTTTAGCTGATTATTTAGCACCCAGTATTGATGCAACTTATAAGTTTGTTGAAAGTGGCGGAGTATTAAATCTAATTGAAAGTTGGGTATTAACTCATGCTTATACATCCCAGCTTTACTTTGATTTTAGCGGATATTGTGATATGGCTATAGGCTTAGCATTATTTTTTAATATAAAATTACCTTATAACTTTAATTCTCCTTATAAGTCTTTAAGTATTTCAGAGTTCTGGCAAAGATGGCATATTAGTTTAGGAAGATTTTTAAAAGATTATATTTATATTCCACTTGGAGGAAGTAGGGTTGGCAAATCTAGACAATACATAAATTTATTTATAGTTTTTTTAATAAGTGGTATATGGCATGGAGCTGGATGGGGCTTTATAGTATGGGGAAGTTTGCATGGAATTGCTATATGTATTCATAAAGCATATATGAGTGTGTTTGCTAATGTTAATTTGTTTAAGAATAGATTAAATTATAAGCTTTATAAAGTAATAATGTGGATTATTACATTTGAGTTTATTAATATTACTTGGGTATTTTTTAGAGCTACTAGTATAAATGATGCTTTAAGCGTTGTTAAGAGTATGTTTTTGCTGCATGGACAAATTGTATTAAGCCCTAATATGCAAAGACTATTTAAAGATAATTCTTTGTTTTCATTTGGCAAATGGGGAGATCATTTTACTATAGGACAAAGTACTATGCTAAACGTTGTGCTTTTAATGATGGTGTTTGTTTTGGTATTTAGAGCTTCGCAAATAAATATTTATCAGAAATTTATATTAAAAGATAGATATTTTATATTTATTGGATTAATTTTACTTTGGAGTATTTTACAAATTAACGTAACTCCTTATACAAAATTTATATATTTTAATTTTTAG
- the fliQ gene encoding flagellar biosynthesis protein FliQ → MESTLVALGVSTFKIALLLSLPMLLAGLIAGLLISIFQATTQINETTLSFVPKIILVVIIIIFLMPWMMNQMIDFTTMVLNKIPHFTR, encoded by the coding sequence ATGGAAAGTACATTAGTAGCACTTGGGGTTTCTACCTTTAAAATAGCATTATTATTATCTTTACCTATGCTTTTAGCGGGTTTGATTGCAGGTTTATTAATAAGCATTTTTCAAGCAACAACTCAAATAAACGAAACAACCTTATCCTTTGTTCCAAAAATAATCTTAGTAGTTATAATAATCATCTTTTTAATGCCTTGGATGATGAATCAAATGATTGATTTTACAACTATGGTTTTAAATAAAATTCCTCATTTTACTCGTTAA
- a CDS encoding sulfotransferase family 2 domain-containing protein, which produces MLFKDIFFKENVLFIHIPKNAGTSIEKSIYNTNWLVGHTPAIRYFKEDENKFLSLKSFAFVRNPYDRFISAFFYLKDGGAMRGSDLEIYYFIKDTSFSEFCFNILNNEEYKNKVLSHIHFREQYKFVCNAKKEIIVNFIGKYEKIAADFLLFTKIYLNKNIFLPHLNRSKHEEYLKYYQENEVKAVNALYKEDFLKFNYKMLDENHFATGGVLMFKLTVIALFALEQILLMGGGN; this is translated from the coding sequence ATGCTTTTTAAAGATATATTTTTTAAAGAAAATGTGCTTTTTATTCATATTCCAAAAAATGCTGGAACAAGTATTGAAAAAAGTATTTATAACACAAATTGGCTAGTAGGTCACACTCCTGCTATAAGGTATTTTAAAGAAGATGAAAATAAGTTTTTATCTTTAAAGTCTTTTGCTTTTGTTAGAAATCCTTATGATAGATTTATATCCGCATTTTTTTATTTAAAAGATGGTGGTGCAATGCGTGGAAGCGATTTAGAAATTTATTATTTTATTAAAGATACTAGTTTTAGTGAGTTTTGTTTTAATATCTTAAATAATGAAGAATATAAAAATAAAGTTTTATCTCATATTCATTTTAGAGAACAATATAAATTTGTTTGCAATGCAAAAAAAGAAATAATAGTAAATTTTATAGGAAAATATGAAAAAATTGCTGCAGATTTTTTGCTTTTTACTAAAATTTATTTGAATAAAAATATATTTTTACCGCATCTAAATCGCTCAAAGCACGAAGAATATTTAAAATATTATCAAGAAAATGAAGTAAAAGCGGTAAATGCCTTATACAAAGAAGATTTTTTAAAGTTTAATTACAAAATGTTAGATGAAAATCATTTTGCAACGGGGGGGGTGTTAATGTTTAAGCTTACCGTAATAGCTTTGTTTGCTTTAGAGCAAATTTTACTTATGGGGGGGGGTAATTAA
- a CDS encoding Panacea domain-containing protein, whose protein sequence is MLYFINLIYLGKYNKFLIEDLDDYPFEAWRYGPVIRSVYDRFSCYGGIPIGLEQPHCDVDNEVSEFLNYNIDRLVNIEPWRLVEWSHMPDGAWDKTCKNNDSVISKELIKKDAGL, encoded by the coding sequence ATGCTTTATTTTATCAATTTGATATATCTTGGAAAGTATAACAAGTTTTTGATAGAAGATTTGGATGACTATCCGTTTGAGGCTTGGCGATATGGACCTGTTATAAGAAGTGTATATGATAGATTTTCTTGTTATGGTGGGATTCCTATAGGGCTTGAGCAACCACATTGTGATGTTGATAATGAAGTGTCAGAATTTTTAAATTACAATATAGATAGATTGGTTAATATAGAACCGTGGAGGCTTGTTGAGTGGAGTCATATGCCAGATGGTGCATGGGATAAGACTTGCAAAAATAACGATAGTGTTATAAGTAAAGAGCTTATAAAAAAAGATGCAGGTTTATAG
- a CDS encoding YceI family protein — MIKKILLSTALAYSLCAATFTLDKAHTNVEFSLKYAQLTTVKGNFKVFDADIEFSDGKFLVFNASIDVDSVFTNNEKRDNHLKQKDFFDTKENPKITFVMNKYTAKDATSGILSGELTMRGVKKQVEFIISDIASVQKDSKTLLGFNMSLKLDRTDYKVGQGFGAAVAVGNEVKIETQVLAKEK; from the coding sequence ATGATTAAAAAAATATTATTAAGTACAGCGTTAGCTTATTCTTTGTGTGCTGCAACTTTTACATTAGATAAAGCTCACACAAATGTGGAATTTTCATTAAAATATGCTCAACTTACTACAGTAAAGGGTAATTTTAAAGTTTTTGATGCTGATATTGAATTTAGCGATGGAAAATTCTTGGTCTTTAATGCTAGCATTGATGTTGATTCGGTATTTACAAACAATGAAAAAAGAGATAACCATTTAAAGCAAAAGGACTTTTTTGATACAAAAGAAAATCCAAAAATTACCTTTGTTATGAATAAATATACAGCAAAAGACGCAACTAGCGGTATTTTAAGCGGTGAATTAACAATGAGAGGTGTTAAAAAACAAGTTGAATTTATAATTAGCGATATTGCAAGCGTACAAAAAGATTCTAAAACACTATTAGGTTTTAATATGAGTTTAAAGCTTGATAGAACTGATTATAAAGTAGGTCAAGGATTTGGCGCTGCAGTTGCTGTTGGTAACGAAGTAAAAATAGAAACTCAAGTTTTAGCTAAAGAAAAATAA
- a CDS encoding UDP-glucose dehydrogenase family protein: MNIQIIGSGYVGLPTAVGFNMLLANRGGVISVIDIDKDRIKNLQSKKSIFYEKKLNEELLKQNNIQFSCDFKNVKNQDIIFICVPTPNDKNNQIDLSYIKSVIDSIYKYLKNGVLLCIKSTVIPGSTLSIKKLLQKKNPKLKFHIACVPEFLKEGSALEDFLNPDRIICGVEDERSKELLTKLYNNSDKLFFTSINDAEMIKYASNSFLSLKVAFINELANLCEKSNCDINLVSLGMGLDKRIAPYFLNASIGYGGSCFPKDSTALNSFAKKKKVNLSILNASIKSNQNRVKLICKNILEFNVKNIAIFGCSFKANTDDIRYSQAILLIEELLKNNVKITLHDPKALNNAKKYFANKIAYKQDFYECFKNQELAVFLVPWSDYKNANLDKIHSLMQKPNIYDTCNLFTKENLNKFYYKKMGGGIINGKYCYTAI, encoded by the coding sequence ATGAATATACAAATAATAGGTAGTGGTTATGTGGGATTACCTACTGCGGTTGGCTTTAATATGCTATTAGCCAATAGGGGGGGGGTAATTAGCGTTATTGATATTGATAAAGATAGAATTAAGAACTTACAATCTAAAAAAAGTATTTTTTATGAAAAAAAATTAAATGAAGAGCTTTTAAAACAAAATAATATTCAATTTAGTTGTGATTTTAAAAATGTTAAAAACCAAGATATTATCTTTATTTGTGTTCCAACACCAAATGACAAAAATAATCAAATTGATTTATCTTATATAAAAAGTGTTATTGATAGTATTTATAAGTATTTAAAAAATGGTGTTTTGCTTTGTATTAAATCAACCGTAATTCCAGGTTCAACTCTTAGTATAAAAAAATTATTGCAAAAGAAAAATCCAAAATTAAAATTCCACATTGCTTGCGTGCCAGAATTTTTAAAAGAAGGTAGTGCTTTAGAAGATTTTTTAAATCCTGATAGAATTATATGCGGGGTTGAAGATGAAAGAAGTAAAGAGCTTTTAACTAAGCTTTATAACAATAGCGATAAATTATTTTTTACATCAATTAATGATGCTGAAATGATTAAATACGCTTCTAATTCTTTTTTATCTTTAAAGGTTGCTTTTATAAACGAATTGGCAAATTTATGCGAAAAAAGTAATTGTGATATTAATTTAGTTTCTTTAGGAATGGGGCTTGATAAAAGAATAGCACCTTATTTTTTAAATGCTTCAATAGGTTATGGCGGTTCTTGTTTTCCAAAAGATAGCACTGCTTTAAATTCCTTTGCAAAAAAGAAAAAAGTAAATCTTAGTATCTTAAATGCAAGTATAAAATCAAATCAAAATAGAGTAAAGCTAATATGTAAAAATATTTTAGAATTTAATGTAAAAAATATTGCGATTTTTGGCTGCTCATTTAAAGCAAATACTGATGATATAAGATATTCTCAAGCTATTTTGCTTATAGAAGAATTATTAAAAAACAATGTAAAAATCACCCTTCACGACCCAAAAGCCCTAAATAATGCAAAAAAATATTTTGCTAATAAGATAGCTTATAAACAAGATTTTTATGAATGCTTTAAAAATCAAGAATTAGCAGTGTTTTTAGTTCCTTGGAGTGATTATAAAAACGCTAATTTAGATAAAATACACTCTTTAATGCAAAAACCCAATATTTACGATACTTGCAACCTTTTTACTAAAGAAAATTTAAATAAATTTTATTATAAGAAAATGGGGGGGGGTATAATCAATGGTAAGTATTGTTATACCGCTATATAA
- a CDS encoding GGDEF domain-containing protein: MQIGLTLFVKKLFTKIEINLWLLMLISSMHFLFLIIFNILNIKEMVYVNIYSCINYVLVFILYYKGNKLASYILTYIEIYIHQIFVNYFVGFNGGFANLLLCTLFIQSSFFTSNIFRILSSIFLISTICVMYYYKSSYTAADDWIQSMFFYINTSLSASMMSLYGILANLSQTQKISELTNQIYMDFLTGLYNRKYFKDKILPTFNENESILLAICDIDDFKKINDNLGHDTGDLILKLISNSLFTISTNYKANALRWGGEEFLLCLKCDEETAYAYLNKIQTHIKEQEYTALKQKPTITIGGVYIQNPIRSDFDTYFKIADDELYYGKKTQKNTINLKYIIKERQ, encoded by the coding sequence ATGCAAATTGGCTTAACATTATTTGTTAAAAAATTATTTACAAAAATAGAAATAAATTTATGGCTTTTGATGCTTATTTCATCAATGCACTTTTTATTTTTAATAATTTTTAATATATTAAATATAAAAGAAATGGTTTATGTAAATATTTATTCTTGCATTAATTATGTTTTAGTTTTTATTCTTTATTACAAAGGGAATAAGCTTGCTTCTTATATTTTAACTTATATAGAAATATATATCCATCAAATTTTTGTAAATTATTTTGTAGGTTTTAATGGTGGTTTTGCTAATTTGTTATTATGTACATTATTTATTCAAAGTAGCTTTTTTACTTCAAATATATTTAGAATTTTATCTAGTATATTTTTAATAAGTACAATTTGTGTTATGTATTATTATAAATCATCTTACACAGCAGCTGATGATTGGATACAATCAATGTTTTTTTACATAAATACATCTTTATCTGCTTCTATGATGAGCCTTTATGGAATTTTAGCAAATCTTAGCCAAACTCAAAAGATTTCAGAACTTACAAATCAAATTTATATGGATTTTCTTACAGGTTTATATAATAGAAAGTATTTTAAAGATAAAATCTTACCAACATTTAATGAGAATGAAAGTATTTTATTAGCAATTTGTGATATTGATGATTTTAAAAAAATAAATGATAATTTAGGGCATGATACTGGGGATTTGATTTTAAAATTAATTTCAAATTCGCTTTTTACAATTAGTACAAATTATAAGGCAAATGCTTTAAGATGGGGCGGAGAAGAATTTTTGCTTTGTTTAAAATGCGATGAAGAAACAGCTTATGCGTATTTAAATAAAATACAAACTCATATAAAAGAGCAAGAATACACAGCTTTAAAGCAAAAGCCAACCATAACAATAGGGGGTGTATATATACAAAATCCAATTAGGAGCGATTTTGATACTTATTTTAAAATCGCAGATGATGAGTTATATTATGGCAAGAAAACTCAAAAAAATACAATAAATTTAAAATATATTATAAAGGAAAGACAATGA
- a CDS encoding prepilin-type N-terminal cleavage/methylation domain-containing protein, translating into MLSIKKYNNNFINSFLIYSFYTKDINKQDINKQDINTKSIKKLTINTTSINKIKNTNISKVLNTNISKVLNTNKGKYKDLNKVLNNFPYNKANNFTHNKQAYTLLELVIVIVIIAILSSVALSKIHSINSLEESARALMNDIKYAQINALSYDFYDGANNDDYKKKYFRLRFHCIANTYNAKYKKYICSKNKEIGYTIFADKAGKSSSNPDKNEIVKDYINKSLLIAAPFSGVSIDKSLFTPRANLSKSANIIKAAFYYYDNKAKIKKTSTIYFNEFGNLSSNIYDFNSIQHYYIKLSSKDDYICIKLNYIGFSKIVDKSECINFN; encoded by the coding sequence ATGCTAAGCATTAAAAAATATAATAATAATTTCATAAATTCATTTCTTATTTATTCTTTTTATACAAAAGATATCAACAAACAAGATATCAACAAGCAAGATATTAATACAAAATCTATCAAAAAACTAACTATCAATACAACAAGTATCAATAAAATAAAAAACACAAATATAAGCAAAGTTTTAAACACAAATATAAGCAAAGTTTTAAACACAAACAAAGGCAAGTATAAAGACTTAAATAAGGTTTTAAACAACTTCCCATATAACAAAGCAAACAACTTCACACATAACAAACAAGCATATACCCTTTTAGAATTAGTTATAGTTATTGTAATAATAGCAATCTTATCAAGTGTTGCATTATCTAAAATACATAGTATTAATAGCTTAGAAGAAAGTGCAAGAGCTTTGATGAATGATATTAAGTATGCACAAATAAATGCTTTAAGTTATGATTTTTATGATGGAGCAAATAATGATGATTATAAGAAAAAATATTTTAGACTTAGGTTTCATTGTATAGCAAATACTTATAATGCAAAATACAAAAAATATATTTGTTCTAAAAATAAAGAAATAGGCTATACAATCTTTGCAGACAAAGCTGGTAAGTCAAGTTCTAATCCTGATAAAAATGAAATAGTAAAAGATTATATAAATAAAAGCTTATTAATAGCAGCTCCTTTTAGTGGAGTTAGTATAGATAAAAGCTTATTTACCCCAAGAGCTAATTTAAGTAAAAGTGCAAATATTATTAAAGCTGCTTTTTATTATTATGATAATAAAGCAAAAATTAAAAAAACTAGTACGATTTATTTTAATGAATTTGGTAATTTATCAAGTAATATATATGATTTTAATAGTATTCAGCACTATTATATAAAACTTTCAAGCAAGGATGATTATATTTGCATAAAGCTTAATTACATAGGTTTTTCTAAAATAGTAGATAAAAGCGAATGTATTAATTTTAATTAA